One segment of Panicum virgatum strain AP13 chromosome 1K, P.virgatum_v5, whole genome shotgun sequence DNA contains the following:
- the LOC120646010 gene encoding putative F-box protein PP2-B12 isoform X1 codes for MEAAAVAAGGSEIYRLPEECVAYAISLTTPGDACHSSAVSPAFRAAADSDSDSDSDSDAVWDRFLPPDHAAVLARADEPVQCESKKDLFSRLCDSPVLLDGATMSFGLERRSGAKCLMLSARALSIVWGDDPTCWVWTASLPGSSRFPEVAELVDVCWLEISGKLSLSLLSPGTTYAAYLVFAIADDSYGLECHVGMLPPKATVTVVVSGSGSSSSKKPTTAGVAMTATTKTSTEHAICLQHMQGEEEAAMHRRKQQYMRLRKGYGRKMMLTREADPDIRCPRRRGDGWAEVELGEFAVAGDGEVADDGVVEVRLEEVDSRRWKRGLIVQGIEIRPKHAAS; via the exons AtggaagcggcggcggtggcggcgggcggctcggAGATCTACCGGCTGCCGGAGGAGTGCGTGGCGTACGCCATCTCGCTGACGACGCCCGGCGACGCGTGCCACTCGTCCGCGGTGTCGCCGGCGttccgggccgccgccgactccgactccgactccgactccgactccgacgCCGTCTGGGACCGCTTCCTGCCGCCCGACCACGCCGCCGTGCTGGCGCGCGCCGACGAGCCCGTCCAGTGCGAGTCCAAGAAGGACCTCTTCTCGCGGCTCTGCGACAGCCccgtcctcctcgacggcgCCACCATG AGCTTTGGGCTGGAGAGACGGAGCGGGGCGAAATGCTTGATGCTGTCGGCTAGGGCGCTGAGCATTGTGTGGGGAGATGATCCGACGTGCTGGGTATGGACCGCTAGCCTTCCGGGATCCAG CAGGTTTCCGGAGGTCGCCGAGCTCGTCGACGTGTGCTGGCTGGAGATCAGCGGGAAGCTGAGCCTGTCGCTGCTCTCCCCGGGGACAACCTACGCCGCCTACCTCGTCTTCGCCATCGCCGACGACTCCTACGGCCTCGAGTGCCACGTCGGCATGCTGCCACCCAAGGCCACAGTCACCGTCGTCGTCTCCGGgtccgggagcagcagcagcaagaagcCGACGACGGCGGGGGTTGCGATGACGGCGACGACCAAGACGTCCACCGAGCACGCCATCTGCCTGCAGCACATgcagggcgaggaggaggccgccatGCACCGGCGGAAGCAGCAGTACATGCGGCTCCGCAAGGGCTACGGCCGCAAGATGATGCTCACGAGGGAGGCCGACCCGGACATCAGGTgcccgcggcggaggggcgaCGGGTGGGCGGAGGTCGAGCTGGGCGAGTTCGCcgtggccggcgacggcgaggtcgccgaCGATGGGGTGGTGGAGGTGAGGCTGGAGGAGGTGGATAGCCGGCGCTGGAAGAGGGGGCTCATTGTGCAAGGCATTGAGATAAGGCCCAAACACGCCGCTTCCTAG
- the LOC120646010 gene encoding putative F-box protein PP2-B12 isoform X2 has product MEAAAVAAGGSEIYRLPEECVAYAISLTTPGDACHSSAVSPAFRAAADSDSDSDSDSDAVWDRFLPPDHAAVLARADEPVQCESKKDLFSRLCDSPVLLDGATMSFGLERRSGAKCLMLSARALSIVWGDDPTCWVWTASLPGSRFPEVAELVDVCWLEISGKLSLSLLSPGTTYAAYLVFAIADDSYGLECHVGMLPPKATVTVVVSGSGSSSSKKPTTAGVAMTATTKTSTEHAICLQHMQGEEEAAMHRRKQQYMRLRKGYGRKMMLTREADPDIRCPRRRGDGWAEVELGEFAVAGDGEVADDGVVEVRLEEVDSRRWKRGLIVQGIEIRPKHAAS; this is encoded by the exons AtggaagcggcggcggtggcggcgggcggctcggAGATCTACCGGCTGCCGGAGGAGTGCGTGGCGTACGCCATCTCGCTGACGACGCCCGGCGACGCGTGCCACTCGTCCGCGGTGTCGCCGGCGttccgggccgccgccgactccgactccgactccgactccgactccgacgCCGTCTGGGACCGCTTCCTGCCGCCCGACCACGCCGCCGTGCTGGCGCGCGCCGACGAGCCCGTCCAGTGCGAGTCCAAGAAGGACCTCTTCTCGCGGCTCTGCGACAGCCccgtcctcctcgacggcgCCACCATG AGCTTTGGGCTGGAGAGACGGAGCGGGGCGAAATGCTTGATGCTGTCGGCTAGGGCGCTGAGCATTGTGTGGGGAGATGATCCGACGTGCTGGGTATGGACCGCTAGCCTTCCGGGATCCAG GTTTCCGGAGGTCGCCGAGCTCGTCGACGTGTGCTGGCTGGAGATCAGCGGGAAGCTGAGCCTGTCGCTGCTCTCCCCGGGGACAACCTACGCCGCCTACCTCGTCTTCGCCATCGCCGACGACTCCTACGGCCTCGAGTGCCACGTCGGCATGCTGCCACCCAAGGCCACAGTCACCGTCGTCGTCTCCGGgtccgggagcagcagcagcaagaagcCGACGACGGCGGGGGTTGCGATGACGGCGACGACCAAGACGTCCACCGAGCACGCCATCTGCCTGCAGCACATgcagggcgaggaggaggccgccatGCACCGGCGGAAGCAGCAGTACATGCGGCTCCGCAAGGGCTACGGCCGCAAGATGATGCTCACGAGGGAGGCCGACCCGGACATCAGGTgcccgcggcggaggggcgaCGGGTGGGCGGAGGTCGAGCTGGGCGAGTTCGCcgtggccggcgacggcgaggtcgccgaCGATGGGGTGGTGGAGGTGAGGCTGGAGGAGGTGGATAGCCGGCGCTGGAAGAGGGGGCTCATTGTGCAAGGCATTGAGATAAGGCCCAAACACGCCGCTTCCTAG
- the LOC120656524 gene encoding F-box protein PP2-B1-like, producing the protein MEAAGTCEIARLPVELLAAALALTTPRDACRAAAVSRDFLAAADSDAVWSRFQPRHLPPLADGELSGPAPPSEKGQFRDRRILLADGLMSMWLDRETGAKCYMLSARALHISFGGTPEYWRWTRLPESRLRFTEIAKLRNVWWLEIRGRIHSKMLSQDSTYAAYIVFKTYRDGGLDYPPQEASMTTAGGKSTRKVCLQRRGNEQEDGRAS; encoded by the exons ATGGAGGCGGCGGGCACCTGCGAGATCGCGCGCCTGCCGGTGGagctcctcgcggcggcgcttgccctCACCACGCCGCGGgacgcctgccgcgccgccgccgtctcccgcGACTTCCTCGCCGCAGCCGACTCTGACGCCGTCTGGTCCCGCTTCCAGCCCCGCCATCTCCCGCCGCTCGCCGATGGGGAGCTCtccggccccgcgccgccgtccgagAAAGGGCAATTCCGCGATCGTCGCATTCTGCTCGCCGATGGCCTCATG AGCATGTGGTTGGACAGGGAGACCGGCGCCAAGTGCTACATGCtgtcggcgagggcgctgcACATCTCGTTTGGAGGCACGCCGGAGTACTGGCGCTGGACCCGTCTCCCCGAATCTAG GTTGAGGTTCACCGAAATTGCTAAACTTCGGAATGTTTGGTGGCTCGAAATACGGGGCAGGATACACAGCAAAATGCTCTCTCAAGACTCTACTTATGCAGCTTACATTGTGTTTAAAACTTATCGAGATGGTGGGTTGGATTATCCACCCCAGGAGGCATCAATGACCACTGCAGGAGGCAAATCAACTCGCAAAGTCTGTCTCCAAAGGCGTGGTAACGAGCAAGAGGATGGTAGAGCCTCTTAG